AATACGCCGAGTAACAGCAGGTAACAGAAAGTAATAGAAAGTAACAGAAAGTAATAGAAAGTAACAGAAAGTACCAAACCTGTATCTAAGCCCGTTCAATAAATGACTGCAGGACCACTGACTAATCGCTACTGAAATTTTCCAGCGTTGgtcaaaatttttggtttttcgcttttttttcaatcgtTCGTGGGGAgtgattttgatgttttgtCGGCCCCACTTTATCATAATAGAACCATTCTGcatacacatatatatatatatatatatatgctaTGCTGTGCTTGTGATATTTTATCTGATATTTCTATAAAGATTGAAGGCCCTTGATGACCTCTGCATGGGCATCTTTATTAGTCTCTTCCGCAGAGGATGCAATGGCAGCGTTCTTTGtttggtgaaaaatatctctTGTCTTTTCGAAATAAACGGTTTCCAACAGGTTTCTCATTTGAGACTCGATATCCTCGATCAAAGACCCCAAGTTAGCAACATGCGACGTGGAGATGATTTCTAATGGACGGGACATGTCTACTCCGATGTCCTTCTCCGTCTGTCTTGTCAAGTTTCCGGACAGCATCATCTGAGAGTCATGGTCATAATTTGTTTTGTCCAAGTGTAGGATGATTGTAGTAGTGACTCTGTAGTTGAAAGTGtcagatgatgaaggaGATGCTGTGACTTCAAAAACGTGGATACTGTCCCAATTGCTATGGTCGGACtggtttttcttgaaaagcACGACCCCTGCGAAATCGTGACCGTCgaactcttcttcattaagGTCCCAGAAGTAAACACTCGAGATGCCACCTTCATAGTAAAGATCTCTGTAAATGTCGAAAGAGTCGTTGGCCAAAATCTCGACTTGTCTTAAGGGTGTTGATGGAAAGGGGCTGTCTTGCGAGTCCTCTGAGGACAATTCTGGGAAATAGGTGTTTGACCAAGGCGATCTGAACGAATCGATATCACGGTTATAGTCACAACATAAGTACTCGCGATTCGAATCGGTTGGGTCCTTCCGGATGGATAGGGGAACGTCTACTGAAGACAATAGATCTTGTGCTAAATTCGGTTGTAGTTCGATCAAATTGTTTAGATTTTCTTGTAACTTGGTAGGATTAAGTCTTCTGAGAAGATCCAAAGCGGCATCAAATTGAGCGTCAGACATTGTTGTTGTGGGCGTAGGAAGACGGGTTTGTGTACCTCTCTCTGTACTGAGCAGTTCTCCTTTATTCTTTATGGACGCTCTTACTTTTTATGCTTCCCAtgcggaaaaaaaaacctatAGTGGGTAGTCGTAGTCGTAGTCGTAGTCGTAGTGATATATATAGGGAATTTAGAATTTAAACACGTAACATAATACTAtatagaaaaggaagaggaagcctttatatatttatatataaatatatatatatatatatggaagaaagaaagaaagaaggataTCGATGTCAGTTTTAggattcttcttcctttgtttctttttagtGTCTTGTAGGGTCATTGAGCTTCAATACGTCTACTGCAGGACCCAAGAGTCTTTGGAAGCCGCTTTTCCCCAACGTGGCAACTTTGGTTCTCTTTGTAGCAGTGACAGTGGCCTGTCTGGGCAAGTCGTTCAGCAAAGCCACTTCACCGAAATAATCATGGTCCTTCAGTTTGTTTACAACACCTTGACCCTCCTTGGAAACGTCCACAGCTCCGTACTCAATCAGATAGAAGTTCTCCCCTTGGTCACCCTCGCGGATGATTGTTTCTCCCGGCTGGTAGATCTTGGTATCCAGGGCATCGGCAAGCTTGGCACGGTCGTACGTTGTCAAGCTCTTCAAAACGGGCATGCTTTTTAAAAGATCGTCATACATGAGTCTCTTCTTGAAAGAGCTTCCCAAAAGAATCTTCCTGAAAGTAAGTCTGTCTAGCGCCCACAACAGACATTCTGACGTGGCCACAACCGTGGCAGCACGGGGACTGTTGTACATAAGAGCCAATTCCCCGAAACTGGAGCCTGGACCGGAGGAATTGACTTTGTTGTCGTTGACGTAAAAGTCGACGGTACCCTTCTCTACGACGTAGAAGTAATCACCTTGGTCGCCCTGCTTGATAATCGTAGCGCCCTTGGGAACGCATTTTTCCTCCAGACAGTTGATGACCAGCCTCTTAGAGTCAGAATCCAGCTTGTTGAAGAGGAAGTTGTTGCGGATCGATTTTTCGAGTCTTTCCAATTGCTGCTCGGACTTTTCCTTGTAGTGATCCGGAGTCCAGTCGTCAAAATTGTTTGGCTGTAGCGTCTCACCACTAACTGAAGTACGTCTTTGGGCGTTGAAGTGCATTGGGAGCGGAGGGGTGGAGGTCTTTTCTCTAATGTGCTGCTGCTCTTCCTGCACTTGCTGATTAGTGTCCTGTTCATGCGGGTCCAAATTGAACCCGTTCTTGAACACGTTCGAATGTGGGTCCTCGTTTACAAAGGGAGACTTGAACATCACGCTTGATCTGGACCTCGATTGCGACTGAGATGATTGGGGCCTGGAAAATGACTCTTCCGGTTCTGGAAACAGAACAATGTTCTTGGCCTTGAATTCGGGCTCCCTATCCTTGAGAAAACTTCTCTGTTGCTCCAATCTCAGATTGAAATAGTTGGCGGCGAACTGAAGGAAGTCCGACGGATTAGCGGCATTCACTTCGTTGTGGAACAGCTGCAATTCGACTTGCGATTCCTTGGACAGAGAAGACACCATTATTTGTTTGCACTTTTGTCCCTTGTGCTGCTATTGACGTGTTATGTGTGATCTGTAAGTATGTGTGCGCGTGTGACAAACACGATGGAAATAATCGGTTGATATAGTCGAGTAGAGCGTAAACCGTCCCTTTCTccctttttccttttcccGTTTTGctcaaattttctctttttttcctttttcctttcgTTTTGCTCCTTGTTAAGAAAGCGAAAGACAAGAATTTCCGAGGCGGGCAGCGCCGCCCCATAACAAGCATATCTAAGCAAAAGTCAAAAAGTTCGGCTGGCGGCAGAACCCGTAAAAGAACAATAAGGAATCAGAATATGGCATGCGTAATATGACTAGACGAGACTGGAGAGAAGGCCTAGATAGAAAAAAGGGTGGGTTCGGTTCGTGGTGGCTGGGTGGGTGGTTTGTGGATTTTTGTACGTTCGGGAACGTGATATGAGATGATATGATATGAATGCGCCTGTTTTCTTTGGCCGTGATTAGCCGCCGAGGTCGATATGCCCCTCATTTTTGGGCCATTTTGAAGATTAGGAAGTGCGGGGAAGTGGAATCTTCGGCGGCTAAGGTGAGATGTATATAAAGGCGGCTATATTCCTTTGCCGCCGTCGTTCATTCCTTTCCTTTCCTTTCCTTTCTCATTGCAGGTTGCTTCTTTCACGACCAGATCTGCAATCACGTGCAGCGTCGTTCACAATGACTTGTGATTCTTTGccttctttcctcttcgtATCTTTCCGCTAAGAGAAACCAAGTACAGTGTAATATAAGATAAAAACATCAACATAGCGCAAATCCGCCACGCCCTAGAGAacgaaaggaaaaagaacttACATCAACGTTACATCACAGCAtctttgtttcttcttaGAGAGAGAGAAAGAGCGGGACAGAAGGACACTACACAGTATACTCCATACCTCGGTGCAATAATAATACACGTACATCTATGTTTATTGCACATCAACCcccatatatatatgtcTGCCAGAAAACGCAAGTTTAATAGTCTCAAACCGCTAGACACCTTGAACAGCCCCCGTGCCAGCTCTCCAAGGCCCTCCGTTTCTTTCCCCCCCAAGAGATACAGTATTTTTCGTAAGGACCCGAAAATAGTCGATCATCTTAACAATGCCTCCACAAAGGATTTCCTACCAGTTTTGAGTGCGAACAGCGAGAACAGGAAGCAGGTCGAACTGtccgatgatgatgatgatgatgatgatgatgaatgtGTCAGCAGCAGATCTTCTGATCAAGAGTTTGAATCTTTGCAAAGCTCCCCTCTGAAAAGACACTCGTCGCTCAAAAGCACTTCCAATGGCCTTTTGTTTCAGATGTCGTCCAATGATAGTTCGACACCAGCGGAAACAATGACCCCTTTTTCAAACGGTTCGATTGTTTCCACGAAACTGAACCTCAACGGCCAATTTTCTTGTATCGATTCGAAAACATTCCAAATTTACCGGCATAAATCACCATGCATAATGACTTTTGTTTCAGATCATAATCAtccaagattttctttatatttcCAGCAATTGCTAATCCAGAATTCGCAAATTAATTTGCTTGAAGACACCGAGTTGGTAGTTCtggataaaaaaaactctttAATGGCCATGGtattgaaagatttgagGAAATTTTGCATGATATTAGATGTGAACAATTCTTCAATCAACATTAACACGAAAATATTAATATGGTCCAACACTAGCTCCGCTTCCAACAAGCGAATAAAGTCCATTAAAAAGTTTTTATTGACGTCATATTCTTCCTCCATAAGCGTTCAAATCTTGGACAATAAGGAACAGATTCTGGAACGACTGGGACATATGGCCCATTCTACTCCCTCATCCGCACCTCCATCGAACATGGAAAGGGCAATAAACTCCACTAAAAATGCCTTCGACTCGCTGAGGCTGAAGAAAACCAAACTTTGTAGTAGTGATGACGACCACCCGCAGAATCTAACGCGTTTCCTATCAAATAAGCCGCATGGGTTGCAGTCCTTAACAAGACGCACACGCATTGCAAGCCTTGCCAAAAAGGAACATTCGATATCTATACCGAAATCGAATATCTCGCCCCTGGATTTTTACAATAATGACTCGACGCAAACTTTGCAATCCCATGCAGTTTCTCAATTAAGACGATCGAATAGATTCAGAGATGTTTTGCATTCAAACACAGAATCTGATGATGCTACTGCAGAATTTGAAACCCCTGAACCATTTAAACCTTCTCTCTCCTACAAATTTAATGACGGATCAAGTTATACTATAACAAGCCAGGATTTTAAGTGTCTTTTCAATAAGGACTGGATCAATGATAgtattttggattttttcacGAAGTTTTATATCGAATCATCAATCGAAAGGTCGATCATCAAGCGAGACCAAGTCCATTTAATgtcctctttcttttacaCAAAATTAATCAGTAACTCAACAGATTACTACTCCAACGTTAAGAAATGGGTCAACAATACCGATTTGttctccaaaaaatatgTTGTCATACCAATTAATATAACCTATCATTGGTTCAGTTGCATTATAACAAATCTGGATGCGATCTTggattttcatcaaaacaaagataaaaatgaagCCATTAATTctgatgaaatttcaatcaATAATCCCTTGATTAATATTTTAACTTTTGATTCATTAAGGCAAACCCATTCGAGAGAAATTGATCCAATAAAGGAATTTCTTATATCCTATGCATCAGATAAATATGCGATTCTATTGGATAAAACTCAAATCAAGATGAAAACTTGTCCAGTCCCACAACAACCTAATATGAGCGATTGCGGTGTTCATgttattttgaatatcaaaaaatttttcgaaAATCCCTTGGAAACAATTgatatttggaaaaattcgAAGATTAAAAATAAGCATTTCACCGCAAAATTAATCAATaaatattttgataaaagtgaaagaaataatgcAAGAAAGGATTTAAGACATACTTTAAAGCTATTACAACTCAATTATATCGgttatttgaaaaagggaaaCTTATATGATGAGATCATGAAAAAAGAGGAGAAAACCCCCGCGAATATTAGCAATGATGAAGATCATGACGATGAGgaaattcaaattattgaaaatatagATCAACAACCcaataatgataacaaCAAGACACAGCTTACCTCAGAACCCCCCACTTCACTATCACCGGGCGCTTCAACAGAGCCAGCAGA
The nucleotide sequence above comes from Saccharomyces kudriavzevii IFO 1802 strain IFO1802 genome assembly, chromosome: 9. Encoded proteins:
- the ULP2 gene encoding SUMO protease ULP2 (similar to Saccharomyces cerevisiae ULP2 (YIL031W); ancestral locus Anc_7.197) yields the protein MSARKRKFNSLKPLDTLNSPRASSPRPSVSFPPKRYSIFRKDPKIVDHLNNASTKDFLPVLSANSENRKQVELSDDDDDDDDDECVSSRSSDQEFESLQSSPLKRHSSLKSTSNGLLFQMSSNDSSTPAETMTPFSNGSIVSTKLNLNGQFSCIDSKTFQIYRHKSPCIMTFVSDHNHPRFSLYFQQLLIQNSQINLLEDTELVVLDKKNSLMAMVLKDLRKFCMILDVNNSSININTKILIWSNTSSASNKRIKSIKKFLLTSYSSSISVQILDNKEQILERLGHMAHSTPSSAPPSNMERAINSTKNAFDSLRLKKTKLCSSDDDHPQNLTRFLSNKPHGLQSLTRRTRIASLAKKEHSISIPKSNISPLDFYNNDSTQTLQSHAVSQLRRSNRFRDVLHSNTESDDATAEFETPEPFKPSLSYKFNDGSSYTITSQDFKCLFNKDWINDSILDFFTKFYIESSIERSIIKRDQVHLMSSFFYTKLISNSTDYYSNVKKWVNNTDLFSKKYVVIPINITYHWFSCIITNLDAILDFHQNKDKNEAINSDEISINNPLINILTFDSLRQTHSREIDPIKEFLISYASDKYAILLDKTQIKMKTCPVPQQPNMSDCGVHVILNIKKFFENPLETIDIWKNSKIKNKHFTAKLINKYFDKSERNNARKDLRHTLKLLQLNYIGYLKKGNLYDEIMKKEEKTPANISNDEDHDDEEIQIIENIDQQPNNDNNKTQLTSEPPTSLSPGASTEPAEAAELGNAIVQQPEPQSNGEIMSDGEGPSQATARETPSVSPPIRHNILKSSSLSIPESANETEQEEFTSPYFGEPSLKKRAKQFEGVSSPIRNDQAQTSIHDITIPSPKPKRIYLSKSIPPSSPFIQSLSTDSIKRPCDPNDANIIISDTEQDLETGGNSENISCVTNKDDSDVNLIGGLPPNAPEKNDYSTLEDNGNNDSLGKILQNVDKELNEKLVDIDDVAFTSSTGGNGEESSPQLLSDYENENGKEEVMVHVDEHDNDGNKRSQDNVWDRGRESLILLEDDES
- the BCY1 gene encoding cAMP-dependent protein kinase regulatory subunit BCY1 (similar to Saccharomyces cerevisiae BCY1 (YIL033C); ancestral locus Anc_7.206) produces the protein MVSSLSKESQVELQLFHNEVNAANPSDFLQFAANYFNLRLEQQRSFLKDREPEFKAKNIVLFPEPEESFSRPQSSQSQSRSRSSVMFKSPFVNEDPHSNVFKNGFNLDPHEQDTNQQVQEEQQHIREKTSTPPLPMHFNAQRRTSVSGETLQPNNFDDWTPDHYKEKSEQQLERLEKSIRNNFLFNKLDSDSKRLVINCLEEKCVPKGATIIKQGDQGDYFYVVEKGTVDFYVNDNKVNSSGPGSSFGELALMYNSPRAATVVATSECLLWALDRLTFRKILLGSSFKKRLMYDDLLKSMPVLKSLTTYDRAKLADALDTKIYQPGETIIREGDQGENFYLIEYGAVDVSKEGQGVVNKLKDHDYFGEVALLNDLPRQATVTATKRTKVATLGKSGFQRLLGPAVDVLKLNDPTRH
- the CAP2 gene encoding F-actin-capping protein subunit beta (similar to Saccharomyces cerevisiae CAP2 (YIL034C); ancestral locus Anc_7.208), giving the protein MSDAQFDAALDLLRRLNPTKLQENLNNLIELQPNLAQDLLSSVDVPLSIRKDPTDSNREYLCCDYNRDIDSFRSPWSNTYFPELSSEDSQDSPFPSTPLRQVEILANDSFDIYRDLYYEGGISSVYFWDLNEEEFDGHDFAGVVLFKKNQSDHSNWDSIHVFEVTASPSSSDTFNYRVTTTIILHLDKTNYDHDSQMMLSGNLTRQTEKDIGVDMSRPLEIISTSHVANLGSLIEDIESQMRNLLETVYFEKTRDIFHQTKNAAIASSAEETNKDAHAEVIKGLQSL